In the Azospirillum ramasamyi genome, one interval contains:
- a CDS encoding TerD family protein, translated as MSVSLSKGGNVSLSKSEPGLKKILIGLGWDARATDGADFDLDASAFMLGANHKVPNEKAFIFYNNLRSADGSVEHTGDNRTGSGDGDDEAITVDLDKVPGEIQTVAITVTIHDAEARRQNFGQVKNAFIRIVNDETGKEIARYDLSEDYSTETAMIFGEVYRRDSEWKFRAVGQGYSGGLAAMCAQFGIDVA; from the coding sequence ATGAGTGTCTCGCTAAGTAAAGGCGGCAACGTCTCTCTCTCGAAGAGCGAACCCGGTCTGAAGAAGATCCTGATCGGCCTCGGTTGGGACGCCCGAGCCACTGACGGTGCCGACTTCGACCTCGACGCTTCGGCCTTCATGCTGGGCGCGAACCACAAGGTTCCTAACGAAAAGGCGTTCATCTTCTACAACAATCTCCGTTCCGCGGACGGTTCCGTGGAGCACACCGGCGACAACAGGACCGGCAGCGGCGATGGCGACGACGAGGCGATAACCGTGGACTTGGACAAGGTTCCCGGGGAAATCCAGACCGTCGCGATCACCGTGACGATCCATGACGCGGAGGCCCGCCGGCAGAACTTCGGTCAGGTCAAGAACGCTTTCATTCGCATCGTCAACGACGAGACCGGCAAGGAAATCGCCCGCTACGACCTGTCCGAGGACTACTCCACCGAGACCGCAATGATCTTCGGTGAGGTCTACCGCCGGGATAGCGAGTGGAAGTTCAGGGCGGTCGGCCAGGGATATTCCGGCGGCCTCGCCGCCATGTGCGCCCAGTTCGGCATCGACGTCGCCTGA
- a CDS encoding vWA domain-containing protein, with translation MRRLPVYLVLDVSGSMHGEPIEAVRNGMQMLASTLRTDPYALETAYLSVIVFDDKARQVVPLTELMAFQPPNIEAGSTTSLGDALKVTKESIEREVQKTTADAKGDWKPLVFLMTDGQPTDDWEKGLNEFRKVKTGMVIACAAGPQADSTLLKKITECVVSLDTADSSTIGAFFKWVSASISTSSKKVDLTKSDTNELNELPPPPPQITLV, from the coding sequence TTGCGCCGCCTTCCCGTCTATCTCGTGCTCGACGTCTCCGGCTCCATGCATGGGGAGCCCATTGAGGCCGTCCGAAACGGCATGCAGATGCTGGCGAGCACCCTGCGGACCGACCCCTATGCGCTTGAAACCGCCTACCTCAGCGTCATCGTCTTCGACGATAAGGCCCGCCAAGTGGTGCCGCTCACGGAACTCATGGCGTTCCAGCCGCCGAACATCGAAGCCGGATCGACGACCTCCCTGGGCGACGCCCTGAAGGTGACCAAGGAGAGCATCGAGCGCGAGGTGCAGAAGACCACGGCGGACGCAAAGGGCGACTGGAAGCCGTTGGTCTTCCTGATGACGGACGGCCAGCCGACGGACGATTGGGAAAAGGGCCTCAACGAGTTCCGGAAGGTTAAAACCGGAATGGTCATCGCCTGTGCGGCAGGTCCGCAGGCAGACAGCACCCTGCTCAAAAAGATCACGGAATGCGTCGTGTCGCTAGACACCGCCGACTCCAGCACCATCGGCGCGTTCTTCAAGTGGGTTTCGGCGAGCATCTCCACCTCGTCCAAAAAGGTGGATCTGACGAAGTCCGACACCAACGAACTGAACGAGCTTCCGCCTCCTCCTCCTCAGATCACCCTTGTGTGA